The following coding sequences lie in one Caloramator mitchellensis genomic window:
- a CDS encoding putative selenate ABC transporter substrate-binding protein, with protein sequence MKKISTLLLILFFLFNFVSCSNNSSKEVPTFKIGALPDQNASDLTNTMNKFADYLSQKTGLKVEYVQSVDYAALVTAFERGEIHLAWFGGLTGVQARNKVPGAEAIAQRPRDAEFHSVFIVQKNINVNSLKDLKGLTFTFGSESSTSGHLMPRYFLLESGIDPDKDFNGQPNYSGSHDKTYKLVESGAFQAGVLNEAVWQKAVKEGKVDLNKVKAIYTTPAYFDYNWTINANVDSTFNKGTKDKIKEAILSMNGEQKEILDFFQTDKFIETNNSNYSAIETVAKKLGIIK encoded by the coding sequence ATGAAAAAAATAAGCACGTTACTTTTAATTTTATTCTTCCTATTTAATTTTGTATCTTGTTCAAATAATTCCTCAAAGGAAGTTCCAACTTTTAAGATAGGTGCCCTTCCTGACCAAAATGCTTCTGATTTAACAAATACAATGAATAAATTTGCAGATTATTTAAGCCAAAAAACTGGACTAAAAGTAGAATATGTTCAATCTGTAGATTATGCTGCTCTCGTGACAGCCTTTGAACGCGGAGAAATACACCTTGCCTGGTTTGGTGGATTAACTGGGGTTCAAGCAAGAAACAAAGTTCCAGGGGCCGAAGCTATTGCACAAAGGCCAAGAGATGCAGAATTTCATTCTGTATTTATTGTGCAAAAAAATATAAATGTTAATTCATTAAAAGATTTAAAGGGGCTTACATTCACTTTTGGCAGCGAAAGTTCTACTTCTGGACATTTAATGCCAAGGTATTTTCTTTTAGAATCAGGAATTGACCCTGATAAGGATTTTAATGGGCAACCAAATTACTCAGGTTCACACGATAAAACCTATAAGCTTGTTGAATCTGGTGCCTTCCAAGCAGGTGTCTTAAATGAAGCTGTATGGCAAAAGGCTGTAAAAGAAGGTAAAGTTGATTTAAATAAAGTAAAAGCTATATACACTACTCCTGCATATTTTGATTATAACTGGACTATCAACGCTAATGTTGATTCTACTTTTAATAAAGGAACTAAAGATAAAATTAAAGAAGCCATACTTAGCATGAACGGTGAACAAAAAGAAATATTAGATTTCTTTCAAACGGATAAATTTATAGAAACTAATAACTCAAATTATTCAGCAATAGAGACAGTTGCTAAAAAACTTGGAATTATTAAATAG
- a CDS encoding phosphonate ABC transporter ATP-binding protein: protein MKKIVELKDIQKRFKEMEVLSSISFSVEEGEIVAILGPSGAGKTTLLNIISGFTHPDNGSVTIDGINIVNYKSNKQLAKKIGIIRQQFDLIDDLKVIHNVLAGKLHEWGFIKSLFSLFFPQGKDEALDALNKVGITEKFDEKTANLSGGEKQRVAIARILLQHPKVVLADEPVSSLDPARAEDILSILVNLARKEKISLIASIHSIEFAKKYFDRLIGIKDGNVVFDLPSNEITDEIIKDLYNYQELK, encoded by the coding sequence ATGAAAAAAATAGTTGAACTAAAAGATATACAAAAAAGATTTAAAGAAATGGAAGTATTGTCTTCCATTTCTTTTAGCGTTGAAGAAGGTGAAATCGTAGCAATTCTTGGACCATCTGGAGCTGGTAAGACAACACTTTTAAACATAATTTCAGGTTTCACACATCCTGACAATGGCTCTGTTACAATCGATGGAATTAACATAGTGAATTATAAATCCAATAAACAATTAGCAAAGAAAATTGGTATCATAAGACAGCAATTTGACCTTATAGACGATTTAAAAGTCATCCACAATGTTCTTGCCGGAAAATTGCATGAATGGGGATTTATCAAATCTCTTTTTTCTTTATTTTTCCCCCAGGGCAAGGATGAAGCATTGGATGCTCTTAATAAAGTGGGTATTACAGAAAAATTCGACGAAAAAACAGCGAATCTCTCAGGCGGCGAAAAACAGAGGGTTGCAATCGCAAGAATTCTACTTCAGCACCCTAAAGTTGTATTAGCTGATGAGCCTGTATCATCGCTTGACCCTGCGAGAGCTGAAGATATATTATCAATCCTTGTAAATCTAGCAAGAAAAGAAAAAATATCATTAATTGCAAGTATTCATTCAATAGAATTTGCCAAAAAATACTTTGACAGGCTTATTGGTATCAAAGATGGAAATGTAGTTTTTGATTTGCCTTCAAATGAAATAACAGATGAGATTATAAAAGACTTATACAATTATCAGGAGCTGAAGTAA